A window of Rhododendron vialii isolate Sample 1 chromosome 13a, ASM3025357v1 contains these coding sequences:
- the LOC131315338 gene encoding uncharacterized protein LOC131315338 isoform X1 — MASVDKTMFCFCHWGGVNEIGSDGSVTYEGGTTEQFLVKSGITFDEFKNLVFDRLGIEPLHKLLHFTVKFSQKQLIRLKDQEGVDHLIQFNDDFAHVYVINDEKALTVKPVMDRTMLVVEPIAPVVEPIAPVVERIAPVVTRKRRKVVEVEPNETQSEEEEHASENHSASTSVTTTCNDAALLAPTAWDEAIVGEGQAFENPDAFRQAVFKYANAKKFPYKYTSNTSKYMLVRCCIDGCQFKLTASHEASTNLFSIKKFVGRHSHSLTDQTNYKPQFRGKMVSSIIKEENLDCPKLPRELCNDSLKNFSIPLTYLQAWRVKEKVKKELEGELEDLFKLIPGFCNRLIELMPGTVATWSSKEDNTFKRLFVAYGCSIGGFHAGCRPLIFIDVRHLSGPPEGSLVVASSLDADNGMYPLAYGVVTSEDEDGLWFLQQLKLVVRDREVVIVSDRNEIILSSVDNIFGADNHAHCYRHVQEIFNDYIDTNQDFKLKSQGRETACRYLNEIAFARTLEAYNNNLTKMRMFRRELYNWVIASGPEHWCNALFKKPRWDWLNSNLAESFSAWSEEESMLQVPKMMEAHCKRLSEILVNKKNELGNWKFPFGPKIVDKVCENQKVGHDLVATCQSVAEFEVQEQRLGKVLVNLKFSTCTCLEWQMTGIPCPHACCAIALAHFDVYEWVAAWYKKEVQELIYAEAMCDVSNMELRCPNEVDTDGFPKEENGDVVLSPRPPIIKKRPGRPRKNPIKPEVRRVKCDIRCSRCNGVGHNRKTCKFQVVIS; from the exons ATGGCATCGGTTGATAAAACTATGTTTTGTTTCTGTCATTGGGGTGGTGTCAATGAGATTGGGAGCGATGGATCTGTCACGTACGAGGGTGGTACCACTGAGCAGTTTCTAGTGAAGTCGGGTATAACATTCGACGAATTTAAGAACCTTGTTTTCGATAGACTGGGGATTGAGCCCTTGCACAAATTGTTGCACTTTACTGTAAAGTTCAGCCAGAAGCAATTAATACGCTTGAAAGACCAGGAAGGAGTGGATCATCTAATACAATTCAATGATGATTTTGCGCATGTCTACGTTATAAATGATGAGAAAGCTCTTACTGTAAAACCAGTCATGGATCGCACCATGCTTGTTGTGGAGCCCATCGCACCTGTTGTGGAGCCCATCGCACCTGTTGTGGAGCGCATCGCACCTGTTGTGACTCGCAAGAG GAGAAAAGTAGTTGAGGTCGAACCAAACGAAACGCAATCTGAGGAAGAAGAACATGCTAGTGAGAACCACTCGGCATCCACGTCTGTAACTACGACATGTAATGATGCAGCGCTTCTTGCCCCTACTGCATGGGATGAAGCAATTGTTGGGGAAGGGCAAGCATTTGAGAATCCTGACGCATTTAGGCAAGCAGTTTTCAAGTACGCCAATGCCAAGAAGTTCCCATACAAATATACTTCTAATACCTCCAAGTACATGCTGGTAAGATGTTGCATTGACGGGTGCCAATTTAAACTTACTGCCAGCCACGAGGCTTCTACAAacttattttcaattaagaAGTTTGTTGGCCGTCATTCGCATTCTCTAACggatcaaacaaactataaacCCCAATTCAGGGGTAAGATGGTCAGTAGTATTATTAAGGAAGAGAATTTGGATTGTCCGAAATTGCCGCGAGAACTTTGCAATGACTCTTTGAAGAATTTTTCCATTCCTTTGACCTATCTTCAGGCATGGCGTGTAAAGGAGAAGGTAAAGAAGGAACTCGAAGGAGAATTGGAGGACCTGTTTAAGCTAATACCTGGGTTTTGCAATCGCTTAATTGAGCTTATGCCTGGAACGGTAGCTACATGGTCATCTAAAGAAGACAACACGTTCAAGAGGCTCTTTGTTGCATATGGATGCTCAATAGGTGGCTTCCATGCTGGGTGCAGGCCTTTGATTTTCATTGATGTTCGCCATTTGAGTGGTCCCCCTGAAGGCAGTTTAGTGGTTGCTTCCTCTTTGGATGCAGATAATGGGATGTATCCACTTGCTTATGGTGTTGTGACTTCAGAGGATGAAGACGGGCTGTGGTTTCTACAGCAACTGAAACTTGTGGTAAGGGACAGGGAGGTAGTCATAGTTTCTGACAGAAATGAAATTATACTATCTAGCGTGGACAATATATTTGGTGCGGATAATCATGCCCATTGTTATCGTCACGTCCAAGAGATTTTCAATGACTATATTGATACTAATCAAGACTTTAAGTTGAAAAGTCAAGGAAGGGAGACCGCATGTCGGTACCTCAATGAAATTGCTTTTGCGCGAACATTGGAGGCATATAATAACAACCTTACTAAAATGCGCATGTTTCGTAGGGAGTTGTATAATTGGGTGATTGCGAGTGGACCAGAGCACTGGTGTAATGCTTTGTTCAAAAAACCTCGTTGGGATTGGCTGAATAGCAACCTTGCGGAATCCTTTAGCGCTTGGTCGGAAGAGGAGAGCATGTTGCAAGTTCCAAAAATGATGGAGGCTCATTGCAAGAGGTTATCTGAGATTCTAGTTAATAAAAAGAACGAATTAGGAAACTGGAAATTTCCTTTTGGCCCTAAGATTGTCGATAAAGTTTGTGAGAACCAAAAGGTTGGTCATGATCTAGTTGCAACCTGTCAATCCGTTGCTGAGTTTGAGGTACAGGAACAGCGTTTAGGGAAAGTCCTTGTGAATCTCAAGTTTAGCACTTGTACCTGTTTGGAGTGGCAAATGACTGGTATTCCATGTCCACATGCATGCTGTGCAATTGCACTGGCTCACTTTGACGTGTACGAGTGGGTGGCAGCTTGGTACAAGAAGGAAGTGCAAGAGCTTATATATGCTGAAGCCATGTGTGATGTTTCAAACATGGAATTGCGTTGTCCCAATGAAGTTGATACTGATGGCTTTCCAAAGGAAGAAAATGGCGATGTTGTCCTTAGTCCGCGACCACCAATAATTAAAAAACGACCAGGCCGCCCACGGAAGAATCCTATCAAGCCTGAAGTCCGTCGTGTTAAATGTGATATTCGATGTTCTCGTTGCAATGGTGTTGGGCACAATCGTAAAACATGCAAG TTTCAGGTAGTGATCTCATGA
- the LOC131315338 gene encoding uncharacterized protein LOC131315338 isoform X2: protein MASVDKTMFCFCHWGGVNEIGSDGSVTYEGGTTEQFLVKSGITFDEFKNLVFDRLGIEPLHKLLHFTVKFSQKQLIRLKDQEGVDHLIQFNDDFAHVYVINDEKALTVKPVMDRTMLVVEPIAPVVEPIAPVVERIAPVVTRKRRKVVEVEPNETQSEEEEHASENHSASTSVTTTCNDAALLAPTAWDEAIVGEGQAFENPDAFRQAVFKYANAKKFPYKYTSNTSKYMLVRCCIDGCQFKLTASHEASTNLFSIKKFVGRHSHSLTDQTNYKPQFRGKMVSSIIKEENLDCPKLPRELCNDSLKNFSIPLTYLQAWRVKEKVKKELEGELEDLFKLIPGFCNRLIELMPGTVATWSSKEDNTFKRLFVAYGCSIGGFHAGCRPLIFIDVRHLSGPPEGSLVVASSLDADNGMYPLAYGVVTSEDEDGLWFLQQLKLVVRDREVVIVSDRNEIILSSVDNIFGADNHAHCYRHVQEIFNDYIDTNQDFKLKSQGRETACRYLNEIAFARTLEAYNNNLTKMRMFRRELYNWVIASGPEHWCNALFKKPRWDWLNSNLAESFSAWSEEESMLQVPKMMEAHCKRLSEILVNKKNELGNWKFPFGPKIVDKVCENQKVGHDLVATCQSVAEFEVQEQRLGKVLVNLKFSTCTCLEWQMTGIPCPHACCAIALAHFDVYEWVAAWYKKEVQELIYAEAMCDVSNMELRCPNEVDTDGFPKEENGDVVLSPRPPIIKKRPGRPRKNPIKPEVRRVKCDIRCSRCNGVGHNRKTCKVVIS, encoded by the exons ATGGCATCGGTTGATAAAACTATGTTTTGTTTCTGTCATTGGGGTGGTGTCAATGAGATTGGGAGCGATGGATCTGTCACGTACGAGGGTGGTACCACTGAGCAGTTTCTAGTGAAGTCGGGTATAACATTCGACGAATTTAAGAACCTTGTTTTCGATAGACTGGGGATTGAGCCCTTGCACAAATTGTTGCACTTTACTGTAAAGTTCAGCCAGAAGCAATTAATACGCTTGAAAGACCAGGAAGGAGTGGATCATCTAATACAATTCAATGATGATTTTGCGCATGTCTACGTTATAAATGATGAGAAAGCTCTTACTGTAAAACCAGTCATGGATCGCACCATGCTTGTTGTGGAGCCCATCGCACCTGTTGTGGAGCCCATCGCACCTGTTGTGGAGCGCATCGCACCTGTTGTGACTCGCAAGAG GAGAAAAGTAGTTGAGGTCGAACCAAACGAAACGCAATCTGAGGAAGAAGAACATGCTAGTGAGAACCACTCGGCATCCACGTCTGTAACTACGACATGTAATGATGCAGCGCTTCTTGCCCCTACTGCATGGGATGAAGCAATTGTTGGGGAAGGGCAAGCATTTGAGAATCCTGACGCATTTAGGCAAGCAGTTTTCAAGTACGCCAATGCCAAGAAGTTCCCATACAAATATACTTCTAATACCTCCAAGTACATGCTGGTAAGATGTTGCATTGACGGGTGCCAATTTAAACTTACTGCCAGCCACGAGGCTTCTACAAacttattttcaattaagaAGTTTGTTGGCCGTCATTCGCATTCTCTAACggatcaaacaaactataaacCCCAATTCAGGGGTAAGATGGTCAGTAGTATTATTAAGGAAGAGAATTTGGATTGTCCGAAATTGCCGCGAGAACTTTGCAATGACTCTTTGAAGAATTTTTCCATTCCTTTGACCTATCTTCAGGCATGGCGTGTAAAGGAGAAGGTAAAGAAGGAACTCGAAGGAGAATTGGAGGACCTGTTTAAGCTAATACCTGGGTTTTGCAATCGCTTAATTGAGCTTATGCCTGGAACGGTAGCTACATGGTCATCTAAAGAAGACAACACGTTCAAGAGGCTCTTTGTTGCATATGGATGCTCAATAGGTGGCTTCCATGCTGGGTGCAGGCCTTTGATTTTCATTGATGTTCGCCATTTGAGTGGTCCCCCTGAAGGCAGTTTAGTGGTTGCTTCCTCTTTGGATGCAGATAATGGGATGTATCCACTTGCTTATGGTGTTGTGACTTCAGAGGATGAAGACGGGCTGTGGTTTCTACAGCAACTGAAACTTGTGGTAAGGGACAGGGAGGTAGTCATAGTTTCTGACAGAAATGAAATTATACTATCTAGCGTGGACAATATATTTGGTGCGGATAATCATGCCCATTGTTATCGTCACGTCCAAGAGATTTTCAATGACTATATTGATACTAATCAAGACTTTAAGTTGAAAAGTCAAGGAAGGGAGACCGCATGTCGGTACCTCAATGAAATTGCTTTTGCGCGAACATTGGAGGCATATAATAACAACCTTACTAAAATGCGCATGTTTCGTAGGGAGTTGTATAATTGGGTGATTGCGAGTGGACCAGAGCACTGGTGTAATGCTTTGTTCAAAAAACCTCGTTGGGATTGGCTGAATAGCAACCTTGCGGAATCCTTTAGCGCTTGGTCGGAAGAGGAGAGCATGTTGCAAGTTCCAAAAATGATGGAGGCTCATTGCAAGAGGTTATCTGAGATTCTAGTTAATAAAAAGAACGAATTAGGAAACTGGAAATTTCCTTTTGGCCCTAAGATTGTCGATAAAGTTTGTGAGAACCAAAAGGTTGGTCATGATCTAGTTGCAACCTGTCAATCCGTTGCTGAGTTTGAGGTACAGGAACAGCGTTTAGGGAAAGTCCTTGTGAATCTCAAGTTTAGCACTTGTACCTGTTTGGAGTGGCAAATGACTGGTATTCCATGTCCACATGCATGCTGTGCAATTGCACTGGCTCACTTTGACGTGTACGAGTGGGTGGCAGCTTGGTACAAGAAGGAAGTGCAAGAGCTTATATATGCTGAAGCCATGTGTGATGTTTCAAACATGGAATTGCGTTGTCCCAATGAAGTTGATACTGATGGCTTTCCAAAGGAAGAAAATGGCGATGTTGTCCTTAGTCCGCGACCACCAATAATTAAAAAACGACCAGGCCGCCCACGGAAGAATCCTATCAAGCCTGAAGTCCGTCGTGTTAAATGTGATATTCGATGTTCTCGTTGCAATGGTGTTGGGCACAATCGTAAAACATGCAAG GTAGTGATCTCATGA
- the LOC131315338 gene encoding uncharacterized protein LOC131315338 isoform X4 produces MASVDKTMFCFCHWGGVNEIGSDGSVTYEGGTTEQFLVKSGITFDEFKNLVFDRLGIEPLHKLLHFTVKFSQKQLIRLKDQEGVDHLIQFNDDFAHVYVINDEKALTVKPVMDRTMLVVEPIAPVVEPIAPVVERIAPVVTRKRRKVVEVEPNETQSEEEEHASENHSASTSVTTTCNDAALLAPTAWDEAIVGEGQAFENPDAFRQAVFKYANAKKFPYKYTSNTSKYMLAWRVKEKVKKELEGELEDLFKLIPGFCNRLIELMPGTVATWSSKEDNTFKRLFVAYGCSIGGFHAGCRPLIFIDVRHLSGPPEGSLVVASSLDADNGMYPLAYGVVTSEDEDGLWFLQQLKLVVRDREVVIVSDRNEIILSSVDNIFGADNHAHCYRHVQEIFNDYIDTNQDFKLKSQGRETACRYLNEIAFARTLEAYNNNLTKMRMFRRELYNWVIASGPEHWCNALFKKPRWDWLNSNLAESFSAWSEEESMLQVPKMMEAHCKRLSEILVNKKNELGNWKFPFGPKIVDKVCENQKVGHDLVATCQSVAEFEVQEQRLGKVLVNLKFSTCTCLEWQMTGIPCPHACCAIALAHFDVYEWVAAWYKKEVQELIYAEAMCDVSNMELRCPNEVDTDGFPKEENGDVVLSPRPPIIKKRPGRPRKNPIKPEVRRVKCDIRCSRCNGVGHNRKTCKFQVVIS; encoded by the exons ATGGCATCGGTTGATAAAACTATGTTTTGTTTCTGTCATTGGGGTGGTGTCAATGAGATTGGGAGCGATGGATCTGTCACGTACGAGGGTGGTACCACTGAGCAGTTTCTAGTGAAGTCGGGTATAACATTCGACGAATTTAAGAACCTTGTTTTCGATAGACTGGGGATTGAGCCCTTGCACAAATTGTTGCACTTTACTGTAAAGTTCAGCCAGAAGCAATTAATACGCTTGAAAGACCAGGAAGGAGTGGATCATCTAATACAATTCAATGATGATTTTGCGCATGTCTACGTTATAAATGATGAGAAAGCTCTTACTGTAAAACCAGTCATGGATCGCACCATGCTTGTTGTGGAGCCCATCGCACCTGTTGTGGAGCCCATCGCACCTGTTGTGGAGCGCATCGCACCTGTTGTGACTCGCAAGAG GAGAAAAGTAGTTGAGGTCGAACCAAACGAAACGCAATCTGAGGAAGAAGAACATGCTAGTGAGAACCACTCGGCATCCACGTCTGTAACTACGACATGTAATGATGCAGCGCTTCTTGCCCCTACTGCATGGGATGAAGCAATTGTTGGGGAAGGGCAAGCATTTGAGAATCCTGACGCATTTAGGCAAGCAGTTTTCAAGTACGCCAATGCCAAGAAGTTCCCATACAAATATACTTCTAATACCTCCAAGTACATGCTG GCATGGCGTGTAAAGGAGAAGGTAAAGAAGGAACTCGAAGGAGAATTGGAGGACCTGTTTAAGCTAATACCTGGGTTTTGCAATCGCTTAATTGAGCTTATGCCTGGAACGGTAGCTACATGGTCATCTAAAGAAGACAACACGTTCAAGAGGCTCTTTGTTGCATATGGATGCTCAATAGGTGGCTTCCATGCTGGGTGCAGGCCTTTGATTTTCATTGATGTTCGCCATTTGAGTGGTCCCCCTGAAGGCAGTTTAGTGGTTGCTTCCTCTTTGGATGCAGATAATGGGATGTATCCACTTGCTTATGGTGTTGTGACTTCAGAGGATGAAGACGGGCTGTGGTTTCTACAGCAACTGAAACTTGTGGTAAGGGACAGGGAGGTAGTCATAGTTTCTGACAGAAATGAAATTATACTATCTAGCGTGGACAATATATTTGGTGCGGATAATCATGCCCATTGTTATCGTCACGTCCAAGAGATTTTCAATGACTATATTGATACTAATCAAGACTTTAAGTTGAAAAGTCAAGGAAGGGAGACCGCATGTCGGTACCTCAATGAAATTGCTTTTGCGCGAACATTGGAGGCATATAATAACAACCTTACTAAAATGCGCATGTTTCGTAGGGAGTTGTATAATTGGGTGATTGCGAGTGGACCAGAGCACTGGTGTAATGCTTTGTTCAAAAAACCTCGTTGGGATTGGCTGAATAGCAACCTTGCGGAATCCTTTAGCGCTTGGTCGGAAGAGGAGAGCATGTTGCAAGTTCCAAAAATGATGGAGGCTCATTGCAAGAGGTTATCTGAGATTCTAGTTAATAAAAAGAACGAATTAGGAAACTGGAAATTTCCTTTTGGCCCTAAGATTGTCGATAAAGTTTGTGAGAACCAAAAGGTTGGTCATGATCTAGTTGCAACCTGTCAATCCGTTGCTGAGTTTGAGGTACAGGAACAGCGTTTAGGGAAAGTCCTTGTGAATCTCAAGTTTAGCACTTGTACCTGTTTGGAGTGGCAAATGACTGGTATTCCATGTCCACATGCATGCTGTGCAATTGCACTGGCTCACTTTGACGTGTACGAGTGGGTGGCAGCTTGGTACAAGAAGGAAGTGCAAGAGCTTATATATGCTGAAGCCATGTGTGATGTTTCAAACATGGAATTGCGTTGTCCCAATGAAGTTGATACTGATGGCTTTCCAAAGGAAGAAAATGGCGATGTTGTCCTTAGTCCGCGACCACCAATAATTAAAAAACGACCAGGCCGCCCACGGAAGAATCCTATCAAGCCTGAAGTCCGTCGTGTTAAATGTGATATTCGATGTTCTCGTTGCAATGGTGTTGGGCACAATCGTAAAACATGCAAG TTTCAGGTAGTGATCTCATGA
- the LOC131315340 gene encoding uncharacterized protein LOC131315340 translates to MRELSSTTDPIGQNIIKLVSNVCFSVFVFSVLIFTVIAITYQPPDPWESSRALTKVFTDVENATFKTDTSVLKTGEDDPAAAPALAPSAITEVTIEISENRIENKTVVSECSEMTAVNCSDPRVLIAIERFNLRVFKTIVFLEYQTPVNGSRLDECDVSWRFRNKKEKSWRKYRDFRRFKIGYGVNCTYKVMNAKGWHSGINARRPRVRVNGTRSSGNAKVAPPPFRDDEINDTIPVLGSGNDFRKGKYLYYSRGGDYCKGMNHYLWSFLCALGEAQYLNRTFVMDLSICLSATHTASKKDEEGKDFRFYYDFEHLKEASEIVEEGEFLKDWKKWDNTHKKKKIPVRKVASYKVTPMQLKKDKSTIIWRQFDAPEPENYWYRVCEGQAANYIQRPWHALWKSKRLMNIVSEISGQMDWDFDAVHVVRGEKAQNKELWPHLDADTWPDALVTKLQGIVQPWRNLYIATNEPFYHYFDKLRSHYKVHLLDDYKELWGNTSEWYNETSLLNEGHPVDFDGYMRVEVDTEVLYRAKTRVETFYNLTSDCKDGINTC, encoded by the coding sequence ATGAGAGAGTTGAGCTCAACCACGGACCCGATTGGGCAAAACATCATAAAGCTGGTAAGCAATGTGTgcttctcagtctttgttttctCAGTGCTGATATTTACAGTAATTGCCATCACATACCAACCACCCGATCCATGGGAATCCTCTAGAGCCCTCACTAAGGTTTTCACCGATGTCGAAAACGCCACCTTtaaaaccgacacctccgtccTTAAAACCGGCGAAGACGACCCTGCTGCTGCCCCGGCCTTGGCCCCGTCTGCTATCACGGAAGTAACAATTGAGATATCCGAAAacagaattgaaaacaaaaccgTTGTCTCGGAGTGTAGCGAGATGACTGCCGTGAATTGTTCTGATCCGCGTGTTTTGATTGCCATTGAGAGGTTTAATTTGAGGGTTTTTAAGACCATTGTGTTTTTAGAGTATCAAACACCGGTTAATGGGTCGAGATTAGACGAGTGTGATGTGTCGTGGAGGTTTAGGAACAAGAAGGAGAAGTCTTGGAGGAAGTATAGGGATTTTCGGAGGTTTAAGATTGGTTATGGTGTGAATTGTACTTATAAGGTGATGAATGCAAAGGGTTGGCATTCAGGTATAAATGCACGCAGGCCAAGGGTTAGGGTTAATGGAACTAGGAGCAGTGGGAATGCTAAAGTTGCTCCTCCTCCATTTCGCGATGATGAGATCAATGACACAATCCCTGTTTTGGGTTCGGGTAACGATTTTAGGAAGGGGAAGTATTTGTACTATTCGCGGGGAGGGGATTATTGCAAAGGAATGAATCATTATCTGTGGAGCTTCTTGTGTGCTCTTGGGGAGGCTCAGTATTTGAATAGGACGTTTGTTATGGATTTGAGTATTTGCTTGTCGGCAACTCATACCGCCAGTAAGAAGGATGAAGAAGGAAAGGATTTTCGTTTCTATTATGATTTCGAGCATTTGAAAGAGGCGTCAGAAATTGTGGAGGAGGGTGAATTCCTGAAGGATTGGAAGAAGTGGGATAATAcccacaaaaagaagaagatcccAGTGAGAAAGGTTGCGAGCTATAAGGTCACACCAATGCAACTTAAGAAAGATAAAAGCACAATAATTTGGAGGCAATTCGATGCTCCAGAGCCAGAAAACTATTGGTACAGAGTTTGTGAAGGCCAAGCTGCAAATTACATTCAGAGGCCATGGCATGCATTGTGGAAATCAAAGAGACTGATGAATATAGTTTCTGAGATTAGTGGGCAAATGGACTGGGATTTCGATGCGGTTCATGTTGTTCGCGGAGAGAAGGCACAGAATAAGGAGCTGTGGCCCCACTTGGATGCTGATACATGGCCAGATGCCCTTGTTACAAAGCTTCAAGGGATAGTTCAACCTTGGAGGAATTTGTACATTGCCACCAACGAACCATTCTATCATTACTTCGATAAATTGAGGTCTCATTACAAGGTTCATTTGCTCGATGATTACAAGGAATTGTGGGGAAATACAAGTGAATGGTACAATGAGACCAGCCTTTTGAATGAGGGACACCCTGTCGATTTCGATGGGTATATGCGAGTTGAAGTGGACACCGAGGTTCTTTATAGGGCAAAGACACGGGTGGAGACATTCTATAATTTGACCAGTGATTGCAAGGATGGGATTAATACGTGCTGA
- the LOC131315338 gene encoding uncharacterized protein LOC131315338 isoform X3, with amino-acid sequence MASVDKTMFCFCHWGGVNEIGSDGSVTYEGGTTEQFLVKSGITFDEFKNLVFDRLGIEPLHKLLHFTVKFSQKQLIRLKDQEGVDHLIQFNDDFAHVYVINDEKALTVKPVMDRTMLVVEPIAPVVEPIAPVVERIAPVVTRKRRKVVEVEPNETQSEEEEHASENHSASTSVTTTCNDAALLAPTAWDEAIVGEGQAFENPDAFRQAVFKYANAKKFPYKYTSNTSKYMLVRCCIDGCQFKLTASHEASTNLFSIKKFVGRHSHSLTDQTNYKPQFRGKMVSSIIKEENLDCPKLPRELCNDSLKNFSIPLTYLQAWRVKEKVKKELEGELEDLFKLIPGFCNRLIELMPGTVATWSSKEDNTFKRLFVAYGCSIGGFHAGCRPLIFIDVRHLSGPPEGSLVVASSLDADNGMYPLAYGVVTSEDEDGLWFLQQLKLVVRDREVVIVSDRNEIILSSVDNIFGADNHAHCYRHVQEIFNDYIDTNQDFKLKSQGRETACRYLNEIAFARTLEAYNNNLTKMRMFRRELYNWVIASGPEHWCNALFKKPRWDWLNSNLAESFSAWSEEESMLQVPKMMEAHCKRLSEILVNKKNELGNWKFPFGPKIVDKVCENQKVGHDLVATCQSVAEFEVQEQRLGKVLVNLKFSTCTCLEWQMTGIPCPHACCAIALAHFDVYEWVAAWYKKEVQELIYAEAMCDVSNMELRCPNEVDTDGFPKEENGDVVLSPRPPIIKKRPGRPRKNPIKPEVRRVKCDIRCSRCNGVGHNRKTCKVTL; translated from the exons ATGGCATCGGTTGATAAAACTATGTTTTGTTTCTGTCATTGGGGTGGTGTCAATGAGATTGGGAGCGATGGATCTGTCACGTACGAGGGTGGTACCACTGAGCAGTTTCTAGTGAAGTCGGGTATAACATTCGACGAATTTAAGAACCTTGTTTTCGATAGACTGGGGATTGAGCCCTTGCACAAATTGTTGCACTTTACTGTAAAGTTCAGCCAGAAGCAATTAATACGCTTGAAAGACCAGGAAGGAGTGGATCATCTAATACAATTCAATGATGATTTTGCGCATGTCTACGTTATAAATGATGAGAAAGCTCTTACTGTAAAACCAGTCATGGATCGCACCATGCTTGTTGTGGAGCCCATCGCACCTGTTGTGGAGCCCATCGCACCTGTTGTGGAGCGCATCGCACCTGTTGTGACTCGCAAGAG GAGAAAAGTAGTTGAGGTCGAACCAAACGAAACGCAATCTGAGGAAGAAGAACATGCTAGTGAGAACCACTCGGCATCCACGTCTGTAACTACGACATGTAATGATGCAGCGCTTCTTGCCCCTACTGCATGGGATGAAGCAATTGTTGGGGAAGGGCAAGCATTTGAGAATCCTGACGCATTTAGGCAAGCAGTTTTCAAGTACGCCAATGCCAAGAAGTTCCCATACAAATATACTTCTAATACCTCCAAGTACATGCTGGTAAGATGTTGCATTGACGGGTGCCAATTTAAACTTACTGCCAGCCACGAGGCTTCTACAAacttattttcaattaagaAGTTTGTTGGCCGTCATTCGCATTCTCTAACggatcaaacaaactataaacCCCAATTCAGGGGTAAGATGGTCAGTAGTATTATTAAGGAAGAGAATTTGGATTGTCCGAAATTGCCGCGAGAACTTTGCAATGACTCTTTGAAGAATTTTTCCATTCCTTTGACCTATCTTCAGGCATGGCGTGTAAAGGAGAAGGTAAAGAAGGAACTCGAAGGAGAATTGGAGGACCTGTTTAAGCTAATACCTGGGTTTTGCAATCGCTTAATTGAGCTTATGCCTGGAACGGTAGCTACATGGTCATCTAAAGAAGACAACACGTTCAAGAGGCTCTTTGTTGCATATGGATGCTCAATAGGTGGCTTCCATGCTGGGTGCAGGCCTTTGATTTTCATTGATGTTCGCCATTTGAGTGGTCCCCCTGAAGGCAGTTTAGTGGTTGCTTCCTCTTTGGATGCAGATAATGGGATGTATCCACTTGCTTATGGTGTTGTGACTTCAGAGGATGAAGACGGGCTGTGGTTTCTACAGCAACTGAAACTTGTGGTAAGGGACAGGGAGGTAGTCATAGTTTCTGACAGAAATGAAATTATACTATCTAGCGTGGACAATATATTTGGTGCGGATAATCATGCCCATTGTTATCGTCACGTCCAAGAGATTTTCAATGACTATATTGATACTAATCAAGACTTTAAGTTGAAAAGTCAAGGAAGGGAGACCGCATGTCGGTACCTCAATGAAATTGCTTTTGCGCGAACATTGGAGGCATATAATAACAACCTTACTAAAATGCGCATGTTTCGTAGGGAGTTGTATAATTGGGTGATTGCGAGTGGACCAGAGCACTGGTGTAATGCTTTGTTCAAAAAACCTCGTTGGGATTGGCTGAATAGCAACCTTGCGGAATCCTTTAGCGCTTGGTCGGAAGAGGAGAGCATGTTGCAAGTTCCAAAAATGATGGAGGCTCATTGCAAGAGGTTATCTGAGATTCTAGTTAATAAAAAGAACGAATTAGGAAACTGGAAATTTCCTTTTGGCCCTAAGATTGTCGATAAAGTTTGTGAGAACCAAAAGGTTGGTCATGATCTAGTTGCAACCTGTCAATCCGTTGCTGAGTTTGAGGTACAGGAACAGCGTTTAGGGAAAGTCCTTGTGAATCTCAAGTTTAGCACTTGTACCTGTTTGGAGTGGCAAATGACTGGTATTCCATGTCCACATGCATGCTGTGCAATTGCACTGGCTCACTTTGACGTGTACGAGTGGGTGGCAGCTTGGTACAAGAAGGAAGTGCAAGAGCTTATATATGCTGAAGCCATGTGTGATGTTTCAAACATGGAATTGCGTTGTCCCAATGAAGTTGATACTGATGGCTTTCCAAAGGAAGAAAATGGCGATGTTGTCCTTAGTCCGCGACCACCAATAATTAAAAAACGACCAGGCCGCCCACGGAAGAATCCTATCAAGCCTGAAGTCCGTCGTGTTAAATGTGATATTCGATGTTCTCGTTGCAATGGTGTTGGGCACAATCGTAAAACATGCAAGGTGACTTTGTAG